CGCTGCGGGAGCACGGCGAGATCGTGTCGGCCAACGCCTACATCGGCGTCGACGCGATCCTGCCGGCCCTGGAGACCGGTGCCGGGGTCGTCATCACGGGGCGGGCGGCCGATCCCTCCCTGTTCCTCGCGCCCCTCATGCACGAGCTGGGCTGGGACCCCGCGGACCGGGACCGCATGGCGGCCGGGACGCTCATCGGGCACCTGCTGGAGTGCGCGGGCCAGGTGACCGGCGGCTACTTCGCCGATCCCGGGCCCAAGCCGGTGCCCGGCCTGGCCCGCCTGGGCTACCCGCTGGCCGAGGTCGGCGCCGACGGCACCGCCGTCATCACCAAACTGCCCGGCACCGGGGGCCGGGTCGACCGCATGACCGTGGTCGAGCAGTTGACCTACGAGGTGACCGACCCGCACGCCTACCTCACCCCCGACGTGGCGCTGGACATGACCGGCGTCGGCGTCACCGATCTGGGCGGCGACCGGGTCGGCGTGGGCGGGGCGCGCGGCCGCGCCCGCCCCGAGCGGCTCAAGGTCAGTGTCGGCTACCGGGCCGGCTTCCGCGGGGAGGGCGAGATCTCCTACGCGGGTCGGGGTGCGCTGGAACGCGCCCGGCTCGCCGCCGACGTGGTCCGCGAACGCCTCTCCGGCGCGCTCCCCCGGCTGCGCGTGGACATAGCCGGCCTGAACTCCCTGCACGGCGACGCGCTCGCCGAAGGCGGCGAGCCCTACGAATGCCGGCTGCGGGTGGCCGGGCTGGCCGGCGACCTCGCCACGGCCGAGATCGTCGGCGAGGAGGTCAGCGCGCTCTACACCTCCGGCCCGGCCGGCGGCGGCGGGGTGCGGGCGGCCGCCACCGAGGTCATCGGGGTGCTCTCCAGCACCGTCGCCCGGGAGCAGGTGCACACCGAGGTCGTGGTCATGGACGACACGGACGACAGGGAGGAGCAGGGCGCATGAAGGTCCGGCTGTACGACATCGCCCACGCCCGCGCCGGCGACAAGGGCAACCTCAACACCATCGCCCTCATCCCCTACGACCCCGCGTGGTATCCGGCGCTGTGCGCGGCCGTGACCCCGCGGCGCGTCGCCGAGCACCTGTCCGACCGCGTCTCCGGCGAGGTGGTCCGGCACCGCCTCGACAACGTGCACGCGCTGATCTTCGTCTGCCCGCGCGCCGGCGACGACACGGTCACCACCTCGCTGCACCTGGACACCCACGGCAAGAGCCTGGGGTCGGCGCTGCTGGAGCTGACCATCGAGACCGCCGGCCCGGCCGACGGAACCGCCGGTTCCCGCTGACGCCGGTCCGGCACCGCCGCGGGGCCGCCCGATCGCGGCGGCCCCGCTGCCCGCCGTCCGGAGAGCGGGGCCGCGCGGCCGCCGGTCGCGGCCGGTGTGCGCGCGGAGCCGGACGGGTTTCTTCGTTTCCGGCGGTTCTTCACCCGGAAGGCCGGGATCGGCAAAGGGAGTCCCAGGTACGGCCGACACGCGAAGGGCCCTTGCAATTTCGGGTTGATTTCTGAAAGTTTCCTTCTAAGTGAGACGTGGCTCACATGGCCCCACCGCCTTCCAAGAGCCCGCACACCTCGGAAGGGACCTGCGTTGACCAGACACCGCCGAGAACCCGGAGCCCCGCCGGCTCCGGGCCACACCCCCCACCCGACCCCCAGGACGACCGGACCCCGCCGGATGCTGCGCGCGCTCTCGGGCGCGCTGGCCGCGCTGCTCGCCGGATCGCTGGTCACCGCGCCGCCGGCGCGGGCGGCATCGGCCGAGGCGCCCGAGTCCGCCCCCGAGCGGTGCGCCCCCGACCGCGGGATGCCCGACAAGCGGCAGATGCGCGCGGTGTGGATCGCCGGCGTGGTGAACATCGACTGGCCCAGCGCCAAGGGCCTCGACGTCCAGACCCAGAAGGCCGAGCTGACCAGGCTCTACGACGAGGCCGTCGCCCACGGCCTGAACGCGGTCTTCGTGCAGATCCGCCCGACCGCCGACGCGTTCTGGCCCTCTCCCTACGAGCCGTGGTCGGAATGGCTCACCGGCAGGCAGGGCGCCGATCCCGGCTACGACCCGCTGGAGTTCGCGATCGCCGAGGCCCATAAGCGCAACCTGGAGTTCCACGGCTGGTTCAACCCCTACCGGGTGGCGATGCACGGCGACCCCGGCCGGCTGGTCCGCGACCACCCGGCCCGGCGCAACCCCGACTGGACCTTCGAATACGGCGGGCGCCTCTACTACGACCCGGGCATCCCGGAGGCCCGCTCCTTCGTGCAGGACGCGATGATGCACGCGGTCGAGAACTACGACATGGACGGCGTGCACTTCGACGACTACTTCTACCCCTATCCGGTGAGCGGCGAGGCGATACCGGACCGCGACACCTACGCCGCCCACGGGGGCGGCTTCGACGACATCGGCGACTGGCGCCGCAACAACGTCAACCTCCTGGTCAAGGAGATGGGCGAGCGGATCGAGGCCGTCAAGCCGCACGTGAAGTTCGGGATCAGCCCGTTCGGGATCTGGCGCAACGCCGACAGCGACCCGCGCGGCTCCGACACCGGTGGCCTGGAGTCCTACGACGACATCTACGCCGACTCCCGCAAGTGGGTGCGCGAGGGGTGGCTGGACTACATCAACCCGCAGGTCTACTGGGAGATCGGCCTGAAGGTCGCCGACTACGCCGAACTCGTCCCGTGGTGGGCCGACGTGGTCGAGGGTACCGGCGTGCACCTCTACATCGGGCAGGCCGCCTACAAGGTGGGCAACCCGGGCGCGTGGTCGGACCCGCGGGAGCTGAGCAGGCACCTCACCTTCAACCGCGACCACCCCGAGGTCGACGGCGACGTCTACTTCAGCGCGACCCCGCTGCGGACCAACGCGGCCGGGGCGATGCGGATCGTGACCGAGGACCACTACGCCCACCCGGCCCTGGTCCCGGTCAAGGACGACCTCGGCGGCAGCGCGCCGCCGGCGCCGGTGATCACCGGCGCCGCGCGCACCGACGGCGGCACGGAGCTGCGGATCCGCGCGCGGCCGGGCGACGAGCCGACCTACTACGCGGTGTACCGGTTCGACGGCGCGCCCGACCCGCGGCGGCAGTTGTGCGGGCTGGGCGACCCGCGCACCATGGTGGGAACGGTGCGCGTCGACGGCACGGTGACCTCGTTCACCGACACCGGCGCCGACGCCTCCGATCCGCACACCTACTACGTCACCGCGCTGGACCGGCTGCACCACGAGAGCCGCCCGAGTCCGCCGCGCCACCTGCGCTGAACGGAGGCGACGATGAGCACGGTCCACCTCGTGGCGACCGGCGGCACCATCGCCAGCCGCAGCGGGAGCGGCGGCCGCCGCGCGGCGGTGCCGGGGGCCGAGCTGCTCGCCCGGACCGGGGTGCCGCGCGGGGTCGACGTGCGCGTGACCGACGCGGCGACGGTGGGCAGCTTCGCCTGGCGGTCCGAGGAGCTGACCGCCCTGCTCGGCCGGATCCGCGCGGCGCTGGCCGAAGGCGCCGACGCGGTCGTGGTCACGCACGGCACCGACACCATGGAGGAGGTCTCCTTCCTGGCCGGGCTGGTGCACGACGATCCGCGGCCGGTGGTGTTCACCGGGGCCCAGCGCGCGTTCGACGATCCGGCGCCGGACGGCCCCGCGAACCTGGGGACGCGATCGCGGTGGCGGCCGCCCCCTGCGCCCGGGACCGCGGCGTCCTGCTCTGCTTCGACGGCCACGTCTACGCCGCACGCGGCGTGACCAAGGTGGACAGCCTCGCCGCGCACGCCTTCGACGCGCCCGGCCGGGGCCCGGTGCTGCGGGTCGCGGAGGGCGCCGTGATCCCGCTGGTGCCGCGGTCGCGGCCGCCCGCGCTGCCGCTGACGCCCGACGGCCTCGTCCTGCCCAGGGTCGACGTGCTGCCGCTCTACGTCGGTGCGGACGCCGCCCTGCTGCGCGCGGCGCTGGAGGCCGGTGCCCGCGGGCTGGTGCTGGCGGCGTTCGGCGCGGGCAACGCCACCCCCGCGGTCACCGATGCGGTGCGCGACGCGGTGGCCGGCGGGGTGGCGGTGCTGGTCTGCTCCAGGGTGCCGGCGGGGCCGGTCCTTCCGCTGTACACCGGGGGCGGCGGAGCGGATCTGGAGCGGGCCGGAGCGCTCTTCGGCGCGGACCTGAGCCCGTGGCAGGGGCGCATGCTGCTCGCCGCGGCCATCGCCGCCCGGCCCTCGGCCCCGGAGTCCGCGGTCGGCGACTGGCTGGCCGCGGCGCCGCGCCCCGCCGACGCGCCCGGCACCGATCGGGTCGGCGCACCTTCGACCGGTCAGGAGGGACCATGAGCAAGGAGATCCTCGTCGCCTACGGGGTGGACGTCGACGCCGTCGGGGGGTGGCTGGGCTCCTACGGCGGCCAGGACTCCCCCGACGACATCTCCCGGGGGATGTTCGCGGGCGAGGTCGGGGTCCCGCGGATGCTGGAGCTGTTCCGGCGCAACGACATGACCCAGACGTTCTTCTGGCCGGGGCACTCGGTGGAGACCTTCCCCGAGGAGTTCGACGCCTGCGTGGCCGCCGGTCACGAGATCGGCGTGCACGGCTACTCCCACGAGAACCCGATCGCGATGAGCCGCGAGCAGGAGATCGAGGTGCTCGACCACTGCGTCGACCTCATCGCGCGCCGCAGCGGGCGGGCGCCGACCGGCTACGTCGCGCCGTGGTGGGAGTTCAGCAGGATCACCAACGAGCTGCTGCTGGACCGGGGGATCCGCTACGACCACTCCTTGATGCACCGGGACTTCGAGCCCTATTACGTGCGGGTCGGCGACTCCTGGACCAAGATCGACTACGACCGGCCGGCGCGCGAGTGGATGAAGCCGCTGGTGCGCGGCGAGGAGACCGACCTGATCGAGATCCCGGCGAACTGGTACCTCGACGACCTGCCGCCGATGATGTTCGTCAAGACCAGTCCGAACAGCCACGGCTTCGTCAACCCCCGCGACATCGAGCAGATGTGGCGTGACCAGTTCGACTGGGTGTACCGGGAGCACGACTACGCCGTGTTCACGATGACCGTGCACCCGGACGTGTCCGGTCGCCCGCAGGTGCTGCTCATGCACGAGCGGCTGATCGAGCACATCGGCTCCCACGACGGCGTCCGGTGGGCCACCTTCGACGAGATCGCGACCGACTTCGCCCGCCGCAGCCCCCGTCGTTGAGGCGGCGGGCCCGTCCCGCCGATCTCGACCCGGGCCTCTTGCGGAGCAGGGCGGGCCCTTGAATCGGCGGCTCGCCGGCCACCCGTGCGCGGCCGCGGCCGCGCACGGGCAAATCAGATCCTTATGTTCCGCCCAAAGGAACACGACAGGGAACAGGACTCCGGCAGCCCCTCGTTCCGCTCCGCGGCGCCGATCGGCCGCTCCGGCCACCTCAGCGCTTTCCTCAGGAACTCTACTGGGATGTCTTGACGTTCCAGGGCGACTGCTGCCATCGTCAAGAGAAAGGACTGTGTTCCTGCAAGCGAAACACTGATCCATCGATCGCCGAAGGGTGAGGCATGCGAAGGCTCATCGGAGCGGCGGCCGCCGCCGCGCGGGCGTCGGCCCCGGACCGGCCCGAGGGGGTCCGCCCGTGACCCGGGAGCAGGGAGGCGCCGAAGCGCCGGAGGAGGGCGCCGTCGACCTGGTCGTGGCCGGCGCCGGCGGCGGGCTCGCCGGCGCGCTGCGCGCCGCCGAAGCCGGGCTGGACGTCGTCGTGGTCGAGGCCGACGAGGCGTTCCGCCGCGGCAACAACACCTCCATGTCCACCGCGATGATCCCCGGGGCTGGGACCCGCTGGCAGCGGGCCGCCGGTGTCGACGACTCCGCCGAGTCCTTCCTCTCCGACGTGCTGGCCAAGACGCACGGCGAGGCCGACCTCACGCTGGCCACCGCCCTCACCGGCTTCAGCGCCGAACTCGTCACCTGGCTCGCCGACGGCCTCGGCCTGCCGATGGAGCTGGCCACCGACATCTCCTACCCGGGCCACTCGGTGACGCGCTGCCACACCGTCCCCTCCCGGACCGGCGCCGAACTGCTGGACCACCTGGTGGCCCGCACCCGCCGACACCCGCGCGTCGACTTCCTGACGCCGGCCCGGCTGGTGGAGGCCCGCACCGGCGACGGCCGGGTGCGCGCGGCCGTCGCGCAGTACCCCGACGGGACCCGCGAGGAGATCCCGACCCGGGCGCTGCTGCTGGCCACCAACGGCTACGGCGCCGACGCCGACGCGGTGCGCCGGCTGATGCCCGAGATCGCCGGCGCCGTCTACCACGGCGGCGAGCACTCCCGCGGCGACGCCCTGCGCATCGGCCGGGCCCTCGGGGCCGCCACCGGCTACCTCGACGCCTACCAGGGCCACGCCGCCCTGGCGCGCGGCGCCGGGACCCTGGTCGGATGGGCGACGATCATGCACGGCGGCGTGCTGGTCAACGCCGAGGGACGGCGGTTCGGCGACGAGACGGTGGGCTACTCGGAGTACGCGGCGATGCTGGCGGCCCAGCCCGGCGCCACCGGTTGGATCGTCTTCGACGAGCGAGTGCACGAGCTGTGCCTGGCGTTCGGGGACTTCCGCGACACCGTCGAGCAGGGCGCGGTGGTCGGGGCCGACGACGCCGACGGGCTCGCCGCGCGCTGCGGGCTGCCCGCCGACCGGCTCGCCGACACCCTCGCCGAGGCCGCCCGGCACGCCGAGGGGGCGACCGCCGACGCCTTCGGGCGCG
This sequence is a window from Spinactinospora alkalitolerans. Protein-coding genes within it:
- a CDS encoding acyclic terpene utilization AtuA family protein, with amino-acid sequence MNTTGARIGCGAGFAADRIEPAVDLVERGRLNAIALECLGERTVSLAALRRLADPGGGFDPMLAKRVRPLLEPLARTGTRLVTNAGAANPLAAARMVRGLGADSGVRTSVAAVVGDDVLDRLDLSAPAWEDGRPLREHGEIVSANAYIGVDAILPALETGAGVVITGRAADPSLFLAPLMHELGWDPADRDRMAAGTLIGHLLECAGQVTGGYFADPGPKPVPGLARLGYPLAEVGADGTAVITKLPGTGGRVDRMTVVEQLTYEVTDPHAYLTPDVALDMTGVGVTDLGGDRVGVGGARGRARPERLKVSVGYRAGFRGEGEISYAGRGALERARLAADVVRERLSGALPRLRVDIAGLNSLHGDALAEGGEPYECRLRVAGLAGDLATAEIVGEEVSALYTSGPAGGGGVRAAATEVIGVLSSTVAREQVHTEVVVMDDTDDREEQGA
- a CDS encoding AtuA-related protein, coding for MKVRLYDIAHARAGDKGNLNTIALIPYDPAWYPALCAAVTPRRVAEHLSDRVSGEVVRHRLDNVHALIFVCPRAGDDTVTTSLHLDTHGKSLGSALLELTIETAGPADGTAGSR
- a CDS encoding glycoside hydrolase family 10 protein gives rise to the protein MLRALSGALAALLAGSLVTAPPARAASAEAPESAPERCAPDRGMPDKRQMRAVWIAGVVNIDWPSAKGLDVQTQKAELTRLYDEAVAHGLNAVFVQIRPTADAFWPSPYEPWSEWLTGRQGADPGYDPLEFAIAEAHKRNLEFHGWFNPYRVAMHGDPGRLVRDHPARRNPDWTFEYGGRLYYDPGIPEARSFVQDAMMHAVENYDMDGVHFDDYFYPYPVSGEAIPDRDTYAAHGGGFDDIGDWRRNNVNLLVKEMGERIEAVKPHVKFGISPFGIWRNADSDPRGSDTGGLESYDDIYADSRKWVREGWLDYINPQVYWEIGLKVADYAELVPWWADVVEGTGVHLYIGQAAYKVGNPGAWSDPRELSRHLTFNRDHPEVDGDVYFSATPLRTNAAGAMRIVTEDHYAHPALVPVKDDLGGSAPPAPVITGAARTDGGTELRIRARPGDEPTYYAVYRFDGAPDPRRQLCGLGDPRTMVGTVRVDGTVTSFTDTGADASDPHTYYVTALDRLHHESRPSPPRHLR
- a CDS encoding asparaginase domain-containing protein is translated as MSTVHLVATGGTIASRSGSGGRRAAVPGAELLARTGVPRGVDVRVTDAATVGSFAWRSEELTALLGRIRAALAEGADAVVVTHGTDTMEEVSFLAGLVHDDPRPVVFTGAQRAFDDPAPDGPANLGTRSRWRPPPAPGTAASCSASTATSTPHAA
- a CDS encoding asparaginase domain-containing protein; the encoded protein is MAAAPCARDRGVLLCFDGHVYAARGVTKVDSLAAHAFDAPGRGPVLRVAEGAVIPLVPRSRPPALPLTPDGLVLPRVDVLPLYVGADAALLRAALEAGARGLVLAAFGAGNATPAVTDAVRDAVAGGVAVLVCSRVPAGPVLPLYTGGGGADLERAGALFGADLSPWQGRMLLAAAIAARPSAPESAVGDWLAAAPRPADAPGTDRVGAPSTGQEGP
- a CDS encoding polysaccharide deacetylase family protein, producing the protein MSKEILVAYGVDVDAVGGWLGSYGGQDSPDDISRGMFAGEVGVPRMLELFRRNDMTQTFFWPGHSVETFPEEFDACVAAGHEIGVHGYSHENPIAMSREQEIEVLDHCVDLIARRSGRAPTGYVAPWWEFSRITNELLLDRGIRYDHSLMHRDFEPYYVRVGDSWTKIDYDRPAREWMKPLVRGEETDLIEIPANWYLDDLPPMMFVKTSPNSHGFVNPRDIEQMWRDQFDWVYREHDYAVFTMTVHPDVSGRPQVLLMHERLIEHIGSHDGVRWATFDEIATDFARRSPRR
- a CDS encoding FAD-dependent oxidoreductase — protein: MTREQGGAEAPEEGAVDLVVAGAGGGLAGALRAAEAGLDVVVVEADEAFRRGNNTSMSTAMIPGAGTRWQRAAGVDDSAESFLSDVLAKTHGEADLTLATALTGFSAELVTWLADGLGLPMELATDISYPGHSVTRCHTVPSRTGAELLDHLVARTRRHPRVDFLTPARLVEARTGDGRVRAAVAQYPDGTREEIPTRALLLATNGYGADADAVRRLMPEIAGAVYHGGEHSRGDALRIGRALGAATGYLDAYQGHAALARGAGTLVGWATIMHGGVLVNAEGRRFGDETVGYSEYAAMLAAQPGATGWIVFDERVHELCLAFGDFRDTVEQGAVVGADDADGLAARCGLPADRLADTLAEAARHAEGATADAFGRGGWEAPLRPPYRAVRVEPALFHTQGGLAVDGGARVLREDGSPVAGLYASGGAAIGISGHGAGGYLAGNGLLPALGLAVLAADQCRDGVPA